The genomic stretch CCGCTCACCTCGAGCTTCTCGTTCTGGCCGCCGGCGCGGCGGATGGTGAGCATGCCCTTCGCCAGGTTGGCCACCAGCGGAGCGTGGTGGGCGAGCACGCCGAAGTAGCCGGCGGTGCCGGGAACCTCGACGTACTCGACCTCGCCCTCGAACACCGACTTCTCGGGCGTCAGCACGCTGAGATGGAAGACCGCCGCCACTAGACGGTGGCCGCCATCTTCTCGGCGGCCTCCTGGACTTCCTCGATGCCACCCTTCATGTAGAACGCCTGCTCGGGCAGCTCGTCGAGCTTGCCCTCGACGATCATCTTGAAGCCCTTGACCGTGTCTTCGAGCTTCACGTACTTCCCGGGCGTCCCGGTGAAGGCCTCGGCGACGAAGAAGGGCTGCGACAGGAAGCGCTGGATCTTGCGCGCGCGCGACACCGTGACCTTGTCGTCTTCCGACAGCTCGTCCATCCCGAGGATGGCGATGATGTCCTGGAGGTCCTTGTAGCGCTGGAGGATTCGTTGCACCGATCGCGCGATCGCGTAGTGCTCCTCGCCGACGATCGCGGGGTCCAGAATGCGCGAGGTCGACGCCAGCGGATCGACGGCCGGGTAGATGCCGAGCTCGGCGATCGAGCGCTCGAGCACCGTGGTGGCGTCGAGGTGCGAGAAGGCGGTGGCCGGCGCGGGATCGGTGAGATCGTCGGCCGGCACGTAGATCGCCTGCACCGAAGTGATCGACCCCTTCTTCGTGGTGGTGATGCGTTCCTGCAGCGCCCCCATCTCGGTCGACAGCGTGGGCTGGTAGCCTACCGCGCTCGGCATGCGGCCGAGCAGCGCCGACACTTCGGAGCCCGCCTGGGTGAAGCGGAAGATGTTGTCGACGAAGAACAGCACGTCCTTGCCCTGTTCGTCGCGGAAGTACTCCGCCATGGTGACGCCGGTGAGCCCCACGCGCAGGCGCGCTCCGGGCGGCTCGTTCATCTGACCGAAGACCATCACCGTCTTCGCGATGACGCCCGACTCGGTCATCTCGCGATAGAGGTCGTTGCCTTCGCGGGTGCGCTCGCCGACGCCCGCGAACACCGAGAAGCCGCCGTGCTGGGTCGCGATGTTCCGGATCAGCTCCTGGATCAGCACGGTCTTGCCCACGCCGGCGCCGCCGAACAGACCGACCTTGCCGCCGCGCTGGTAGGGCGCCAGCATGTCGACCACCTTGATGCCGGTCTCGAAGATCTGCTTCTCCACTTCCTGCTCGGCGAACGGCGGAGCGGGACGATGGATCGGAAGTCTCTTGGTCGCCTTGACCGGCCCCTTGCCGTCGATCGTCTCGCCGACCAGGTTGAAGATTCGCCCGAGACATTCCTCGCCGACCGGAACGGTAATGGGATCGCCGGTGTCGGTCGCCTTCATGCCACGCACCAGGCCGTCGGTCGAGTCCATGGCGATGCAGCGGACGACGTTGTCACCCACGTGGAGCGCCGCTTCGACCGTGAGCTTGATGCCGCGCTCTTTGTCCTCGATGAGGATCGCGTTGTAGATCTTCGGCAGTTTCTCGGGATCGAACGCCACGTCCACCGTGGGACCGATCACCTGGACGACTTTCCCGACGTTCATGATTGGGCTCCGCCTCTAGATGGGGCTCGTTCGTGGGTCGTGATGATCACTTGAGAGCTTCCGCGCCACCGACCAGCTCGGCGATCTCCTTGGTGATGGCCGCCTGGCGCAGCCGGTTCCGCTTGAGCGTGAGGTCGTCCACCAGCTCGCCCGCGTTCTTGCGCGCCGAGCCCATGGCCACCATGCGCGCCGCATGCTCGGAGGCCAGCGCATCCGCCATCGCGGCATAGAGCGTCGCCATCGCGTAGCGCGGCACCAGCTCGCCGAAGATGGTCTCCGGGTCGGGTTCGAAGATCGGATCCACGCTCGCCCGCGGCGCCGCCTCCCCTTCCTTGGCGGCCTTCTCCTCTTTGGGCTTGGGCGGCTCGGCGCCGACCGGGAGGAACGCCGGGTTCTGGATCTTCCTCACCAGCGCGTTCACGAAGTGGGTGTAGAGCAGCTCGACCCTGTCGACTTCGCCGGAGACGAATCGCTCGGTGAGCTCCTGCGTCAGCTTGCGCGCCAGCTCCAGATCGGCTTCGCCGGGGAGGTCGGTATGGGCCGAGAGGACCGGGAACCCCCGGCGCCGCGCGTAGTCGCGCGCCTTGCGCCCCACCAGGACGAGCTTGATCGACCCCCGCTCGGCTTTGCGGACCCGCTGCTCGGCCACTCTCAGGATGACGGTGTTGTACGTGCCGGCAAAGCCGCGATCGGCCGCGATCACCACGAGTGCGGTGGTCTTCACCGGCCGCACCTTGAACAGCGGATGCTCCATCTCGGACGCAGCGCCGGCGAGATTGGCGAGCATCTCGGAGATCTTCTGCGCGTAGGGGGCGGCGGACTGCGCACGCACCTGGGCACGGCGCAGCTTGGCGGCAGCCACCATCTCCATCGCCTTGAAGATCTGCTGCATGCTCTTCGTGGCGCGGATTCGCCGCCGGAGATCTTTCAGCGTCGCCATCGAGTCCTAAGCCTTGAACTGGGCCTTGAAGGTCTTGCACGCCTCGTGCAAGCGCTTCTCGTCTTCGGGAGAGATGCTCTTGGCGGTGCGGATGTTGTGCGCGACCTCTCCGTATTTCTGGTTCACGAACCCCAGCCATTCGCTCTCGAACTTGCGCACCGCGATGACCGGAACGTCGTCGAGGTAGCCGTTGGCGCCCGCCCAGATCGAGATCACCTGCTGCTCGACCGGCAGCGGCGCGAACTGTCCCTGCTTGAGCAGCTCGACCATGCGCTCGCCGCGGGTGAGCTGGGCCTGGGTCGCCTTGTCGAGGTCGGAGCCGAACTGCGCGAAGGCCGCCAGCGCGCGGTACTGCGCCAGGTCGAGACGCAGCCGCCCGGCCACCTGGCGCATCGCCTTGATCTGGGCGTTGCCGCCCACACGCGACACCGAGATGCCGACGTTGATGGCGGGGCGCACGCCGGAATAGAACAGATCACCCTCGAGGAAGATCTGTCCGTCGGTGATCGAGATGACGTTGGTCGGGATGTACGCCGAGACGTCGCCGGCCTGCGTCTCGATGAACGGCAGCGCGGTCAGCGAGCCGCCCTTCAGGTCGTCCGACAGCTTGCAGGCGCGCTCGAGCAGCCGCGAGTGGAGGTAGAACACGTCGCCGGGATACGCCTCGCGGCCCGGAGGCCGCCGCAGCAACAGCGCGAGCTGGCGATAGGCGTTGGCGTGCTTGGACAGGTCGTCGTAGACGCACAGCACGTGGCCGCCGTCGTAGGTGAACTCCTCACCCATCGCGCAGCCCGCGTAGGGAGCGATGAACTGGAGCGGCGCCGATTCCGAGGCCGAGGCCGTCACCACGATCGTGTACTCCATGGCGCCGTGCTTCTCGAGAATGCCGACGACGTTGGCGACCGTGGACTCTTTCTGTCCGATCGCGACGTACACGCAGATCACCCCGGTGCCCTTCTGATTGATGATCGTGTCGAGGGCGATCGTGGTCTTGCCGGTCTGGCGATCGCCGATGATCAGCTCGCGCTGGCCGCGACCGATGGGGATCATGGCGTCGATCGCCTTGATGCCGGTCTGGAGGGGCTCCTTCACCGGCTGGCGCTCGATGACGCCCGGCGCCTTGAACTCGATGTTCCTGAACTTGTCGGCGCCGATCGGGCCCTTGCCGTCGACCGGTTGCCCGATGGCGTTCACCACGCGGCCGATCATCGTCTTGCCGACCGGCACGGAGGCGATGCGGCCCGTCCGCTCGACACGATCGCCTTCCTTGATGTTCTTGTCCGAGCCGAACAAGACGACACCGACGTTGTCCTCTTCGAGGTTGAGGACCATGCCCATGATGTCGCCCGGGAAGCGGATCAGCTCGCCGGCCATCGCGTCTTCGAGGCCCCAGACGCGGGAGATGCCGTCGCCCACGGACAGGACCGTGCCGACGCTCTTGGTCTCGAGCTTGGCCTCGTAGCGCTCGAGCTCTTGCGCCAGCACGGCGCTCACTTCTTCGGGTCGGAAGGTCATGAAGGTTGTGCCCCGGATCGTTAGGAGTTGGGTTAGACGCTGACTTCGGAAAGCTGTTGCTCGATCGCCTTGAGCAGCGTGGCGACCGAGCGGTCGATCACGTGATCGCCGATGCGCACCAGGGCGCCGCCGATCAGGTCGGAGTCGACTTCGCTCGTGAGACGGATCTTGGACCGGGTATGACGCTCGAGCTCCGCGTGCAGCCGCTGCTGCTCCCCATCGGTGAGCGGCACCGCGCTCACCACGTGGGCGCGCTGGACGCCCTGCTTCTTCTCGACCAGCGCCTCGAACTCCGTCACCGCAAAGTCGAACTCGGGCAGCCGCTTCTTGCGCAGCAACAGGTCCGCGAACAGCACCACCGTGCGCGCCACTTTCCCGTCCAGGGCGCGCTTCACCGACTCCCGCTTGTCGGCGAGCCGCACGCCCGGTGAGGCCAGGAAGTTGCCCACGCGACTCCCCGGCTTCAGCACCTCGACCAGGCCCTTCAGGTCCTCGAGGGCGCGCTCCGTCTCGCCACGCTTCTCGGTGAGGATGAAGAGCCCGCGCGCGTAACGCGCGGCGACCGTCGTGTCTTTCA from Candidatus Eisenbacteria bacterium encodes the following:
- the atpH gene encoding ATP synthase F1 subunit delta, producing the protein MKDTTVAARYARGLFILTEKRGETERALEDLKGLVEVLKPGSRVGNFLASPGVRLADKRESVKRALDGKVARTVVLFADLLLRKKRLPEFDFAVTEFEALVEKKQGVQRAHVVSAVPLTDGEQQRLHAELERHTRSKIRLTSEVDSDLIGGALVRIGDHVIDRSVATLLKAIEQQLSEVSV
- the atpD gene encoding F0F1 ATP synthase subunit beta, with protein sequence MNVGKVVQVIGPTVDVAFDPEKLPKIYNAILIEDKERGIKLTVEAALHVGDNVVRCIAMDSTDGLVRGMKATDTGDPITVPVGEECLGRIFNLVGETIDGKGPVKATKRLPIHRPAPPFAEQEVEKQIFETGIKVVDMLAPYQRGGKVGLFGGAGVGKTVLIQELIRNIATQHGGFSVFAGVGERTREGNDLYREMTESGVIAKTVMVFGQMNEPPGARLRVGLTGVTMAEYFRDEQGKDVLFFVDNIFRFTQAGSEVSALLGRMPSAVGYQPTLSTEMGALQERITTTKKGSITSVQAIYVPADDLTDPAPATAFSHLDATTVLERSIAELGIYPAVDPLASTSRILDPAIVGEEHYAIARSVQRILQRYKDLQDIIAILGMDELSEDDKVTVSRARKIQRFLSQPFFVAEAFTGTPGKYVKLEDTVKGFKMIVEGKLDELPEQAFYMKGGIEEVQEAAEKMAATV
- the atpG gene encoding ATP synthase F1 subunit gamma, producing the protein MATLKDLRRRIRATKSMQQIFKAMEMVAAAKLRRAQVRAQSAAPYAQKISEMLANLAGAASEMEHPLFKVRPVKTTALVVIAADRGFAGTYNTVILRVAEQRVRKAERGSIKLVLVGRKARDYARRRGFPVLSAHTDLPGEADLELARKLTQELTERFVSGEVDRVELLYTHFVNALVRKIQNPAFLPVGAEPPKPKEEKAAKEGEAAPRASVDPIFEPDPETIFGELVPRYAMATLYAAMADALASEHAARMVAMGSARKNAGELVDDLTLKRNRLRQAAITKEIAELVGGAEALK
- the atpC gene encoding F0F1 ATP synthase subunit epsilon (produces ATP from ADP in the presence of a proton gradient across the membrane; the epsilon subunit is part of the catalytic core of the ATP synthase complex) gives rise to the protein MAAVFHLSVLTPEKSVFEGEVEYVEVPGTAGYFGVLAHHAPLVANLAKGMLTIRRAGGQNEKLEVSG
- the atpA gene encoding F0F1 ATP synthase subunit alpha — its product is MTFRPEEVSAVLAQELERYEAKLETKSVGTVLSVGDGISRVWGLEDAMAGELIRFPGDIMGMVLNLEEDNVGVVLFGSDKNIKEGDRVERTGRIASVPVGKTMIGRVVNAIGQPVDGKGPIGADKFRNIEFKAPGVIERQPVKEPLQTGIKAIDAMIPIGRGQRELIIGDRQTGKTTIALDTIINQKGTGVICVYVAIGQKESTVANVVGILEKHGAMEYTIVVTASASESAPLQFIAPYAGCAMGEEFTYDGGHVLCVYDDLSKHANAYRQLALLLRRPPGREAYPGDVFYLHSRLLERACKLSDDLKGGSLTALPFIETQAGDVSAYIPTNVISITDGQIFLEGDLFYSGVRPAINVGISVSRVGGNAQIKAMRQVAGRLRLDLAQYRALAAFAQFGSDLDKATQAQLTRGERMVELLKQGQFAPLPVEQQVISIWAGANGYLDDVPVIAVRKFESEWLGFVNQKYGEVAHNIRTAKSISPEDEKRLHEACKTFKAQFKA